Proteins from a single region of Streptococcus oralis:
- a CDS encoding acetate kinase, with amino-acid sequence MTKTIAINAGSSSLKWQLYQMPEEKVLAKGLIERIGLKDSISTVKFDGRSEQQILDIEDHTQAVKMLLDDLIRFDIIKGYDEITGVGHRVVAGGEYFKESTVVEGDVLEKVEELGLLAPLHNPANAAGIRAFKELLPDITSVVVFDTSFHTTMPEKAYRYPLPTKYYTENKVRKYGAHGTSHQFVAGEAAKLLGRPLEDLKLITCHIGNGASITAVKGGKSVDTSMGFTPLGGVMMGTRTGDIDPAIIPYLMQYTEDFNTPEDISRVLNRESGLMGVSGQSSDMRDVIAAMEAGDHDATLAYEMYVDRIQKHIGQYLAVLNGADAIIFTAGIGENATLVREDVISGISWFGCDVDPEKNVFGVTGDISTDAAKIRVLVIPTDEELVIARDVERLKK; translated from the coding sequence ATGACAAAAACAATTGCAATCAATGCAGGAAGCTCAAGCTTGAAATGGCAACTTTATCAAATGCCTGAGGAAAAAGTTTTGGCTAAAGGCTTGATTGAACGTATTGGATTGAAAGATTCCATTTCAACAGTAAAATTTGACGGTCGTTCGGAGCAACAAATTCTTGATATTGAAGATCACACACAAGCCGTTAAAATGTTATTGGATGACTTGATTCGTTTTGATATTATCAAAGGGTACGATGAGATTACAGGTGTCGGACACCGCGTCGTTGCAGGTGGTGAATATTTCAAGGAATCAACAGTTGTTGAGGGAGACGTGTTAGAAAAAGTTGAGGAATTGGGACTCTTGGCTCCTCTTCACAATCCAGCTAACGCAGCTGGAATTCGCGCATTCAAGGAATTGCTTCCAGATATTACCAGTGTTGTCGTATTTGATACCTCATTCCACACAACTATGCCAGAGAAGGCTTATCGCTATCCTCTACCAACTAAATACTACACAGAAAACAAGGTTCGTAAATATGGTGCCCACGGGACAAGCCACCAGTTTGTCGCAGGAGAAGCAGCGAAACTTTTGGGCCGTCCTCTAGAAGATTTGAAATTGATTACCTGCCATATTGGTAATGGGGCTTCTATCACAGCTGTTAAGGGTGGGAAGTCTGTAGATACTTCTATGGGATTCACACCACTTGGCGGTGTGATGATGGGAACTCGTACAGGGGATATTGACCCTGCTATCATCCCTTATCTCATGCAATATACAGAGGATTTCAATACTCCAGAAGATATTAGTCGCGTTCTCAATCGTGAATCAGGACTCATGGGAGTTTCTGGTCAGTCAAGCGATATGCGTGATGTGATTGCTGCCATGGAAGCAGGAGACCATGATGCAACTTTGGCTTATGAAATGTATGTCGATCGTATCCAAAAACATATTGGCCAATACCTTGCAGTCCTAAATGGAGCAGATGCGATTATCTTCACAGCAGGTATCGGTGAAAATGCGACTTTGGTTCGTGAGGATGTCATTTCAGGTATCTCTTGGTTTGGCTGTGATGTAGATCCAGAAAAGAACGTCTTTGGCGTAACGGGAGACATCTCAACTGACGCAGCGAAAATCCGTGTCTTGGTTATTCCGACAGATGAAGAATTGGTTATTGCACGCGATGTTGAGCGCTTGAAAAAATAA
- the comGE gene encoding competence type IV pilus minor pilin ComGE, whose amino-acid sequence MEKLNALRKQKIKAVILLEAVVALAVFASIATLLLGQIQKNRQEEAEILQKEEVLRVAKMALQTGQNQVNINGVEIQVFASEKGLEVYHGSEKLLDLKEP is encoded by the coding sequence ATGGAAAAATTAAACGCATTAAGGAAACAAAAAATTAAGGCAGTGATTTTACTGGAAGCGGTGGTTGCTCTAGCCGTTTTTGCCAGCATTGCAACCCTCCTTTTAGGACAAATTCAGAAAAATAGACAAGAAGAGGCAGAAATCTTGCAAAAGGAAGAAGTCTTGCGTGTGGCGAAGATGGCTCTGCAAACAGGGCAAAATCAAGTAAACATAAACGGAGTTGAGATTCAGGTATTTGCTAGTGAAAAGGGATTGGAGGTCTACCATGGTTCAGAGAAGTTGCTCGACCTTAAAGAGCCATAA
- the jag gene encoding RNA-binding cell elongation regulator Jag/EloR — MVLFTGSTVEEAIQKGLKELDIPRMKAHIKVVSKEKKGFLGLFGKKPAQVDIEAISETTVIKANQQAIKGVPKEVNEKNEPVKTVSEATVDLGHVVEAIKKIEEEGQGVSEEVKAEILKNEKHASTILEETGHISILNDLEPEDTAEEVESAPEKETETQEATSQSLEDLGLKVEPSYDIEQVATEVANYVQTIVDDMDVEGTISSDYNRRTINLQIDTNEPGRIIGYHGKVLKALQLLAQNYLYNRYSRTFYITINVNDYVEHRAEVLQTYAQKLATRVLEEGRSQQTDPMSNSERKIIHRIISRMDGVTSYSEGDEPNRYVVVDAE, encoded by the coding sequence ATGGTATTATTTACAGGTTCAACGGTTGAAGAAGCAATCCAAAAAGGATTGAAAGAATTAGACATTCCAAGAATGAAGGCCCACATCAAGGTCGTTTCGAAAGAGAAAAAAGGATTCTTAGGCTTGTTTGGTAAGAAGCCAGCTCAAGTTGATATCGAAGCGATTAGTGAAACGACAGTGATCAAAGCCAATCAGCAGGCCATTAAAGGGGTTCCAAAAGAAGTTAATGAAAAAAATGAACCCGTGAAAACAGTAAGTGAAGCAACTGTTGATTTGGGGCATGTAGTAGAAGCGATTAAGAAGATTGAAGAAGAAGGTCAAGGTGTCTCTGAAGAGGTCAAGGCTGAAATCTTGAAAAATGAAAAGCACGCCAGCACGATTTTGGAAGAAACAGGCCATATTTCAATTTTAAATGATTTGGAACCAGAGGATACTGCCGAGGAAGTGGAATCTGCTCCAGAAAAAGAAACTGAAACGCAGGAAGCAACAAGCCAATCTTTAGAAGATTTAGGCTTGAAAGTAGAACCAAGTTATGACATCGAACAAGTGGCAACTGAAGTAGCTAACTACGTTCAAACCATTGTAGATGATATGGATGTTGAAGGGACGATTTCAAGTGACTACAATCGCCGCACCATCAATCTTCAAATTGACACTAACGAACCGGGCCGTATTATCGGCTATCATGGTAAAGTTTTGAAGGCCTTGCAACTATTGGCTCAAAATTATCTTTATAACCGCTATTCAAGAACCTTCTACATCACGATCAATGTCAATGATTACGTTGAACACCGTGCAGAAGTCTTGCAAACCTACGCTCAAAAATTGGCGACTCGCGTTTTAGAAGAAGGACGTAGCCAACAAACTGATCCAATGTCAAATAGCGAACGCAAGATAATCCATCGCATTATTTCACGCATGGATGGCGTGACGAGTTACTCTGAAGGTGACGAGCCAAATCGCTATGTTGTCGTAGATGCAGAATAA
- a CDS encoding ribonuclease P — MLKAVREYLSFAGVQYRNPDKAGDEREKMLALRQKGQEARKSFTELTKTFQASHPEWQLQQTSQWMNQAQRLRPHFWVYLQRDGQVTEPMMALRLYGTPADFGISLEVSFIERKKDEQTLDKQAKVLELPAVEGIYYLVYSNGESHKMEANEENRRTLREKLRNQEVRKVLVKSDVSFIENQSVEAILEKLEDAYMRLLPYYEVTRG, encoded by the coding sequence ATGCTGAAAGCAGTTAGAGAATACCTATCATTTGCAGGAGTCCAGTACCGTAATCCTGATAAAGCTGGCGATGAAAGAGAAAAGATGTTGGCCTTGCGGCAAAAAGGTCAAGAAGCTCGAAAGTCTTTTACAGAACTGACCAAAACCTTTCAAGCAAGTCATCCAGAATGGCAACTCCAACAGACTAGTCAGTGGATGAACCAAGCGCAGCGTTTGCGACCGCATTTCTGGGTCTATCTACAGAGAGACGGACAAGTGACAGAACCTATGATGGCTCTTCGTTTGTATGGAACACCTGCTGACTTTGGGATTTCTTTGGAAGTCAGTTTCATCGAGCGCAAGAAAGACGAACAGACCTTAGACAAGCAAGCCAAGGTTTTAGAGCTTCCAGCGGTAGAAGGAATTTATTATCTAGTCTACTCAAATGGGGAAAGTCATAAGATGGAGGCTAATGAAGAAAATCGTCGTACTTTACGAGAGAAGCTGAGAAATCAGGAAGTTCGTAAAGTCTTAGTCAAGTCAGATGTTTCCTTCATTGAAAATCAGTCAGTAGAAGCGATATTGGAGAAGCTAGAAGACGCTTATATGCGCTTGCTCCCGTACTATGAAGTGACGAGGGGATAG
- a CDS encoding low molecular weight protein-tyrosine-phosphatase, giving the protein MKKIVFVCLGNICRSPMAEFVMKSMTSDYQVESRATSSWEHGNPIHKGTQGIFQQYQIPYDKDKTSLQIGREDFESFDYIIGMDASNVSDLRQMCPQELQYKIYSFAAESVPDPWYTGDFEETYARITSGCQSWLDRLENESDNGKA; this is encoded by the coding sequence ATGAAAAAAATAGTATTTGTTTGCCTAGGAAATATCTGCCGAAGCCCCATGGCAGAGTTTGTGATGAAGTCCATGACGAGCGATTACCAAGTTGAGAGTCGGGCAACGTCATCATGGGAACATGGCAATCCGATTCATAAGGGAACGCAAGGAATTTTCCAGCAATATCAGATCCCGTATGACAAAGATAAAACATCGCTTCAGATTGGTAGAGAAGACTTTGAATCGTTTGATTACATTATCGGTATGGATGCTTCAAACGTTTCAGATCTACGTCAAATGTGCCCTCAGGAACTACAGTACAAGATATACTCTTTTGCGGCTGAAAGTGTCCCAGATCCTTGGTATACAGGAGATTTTGAGGAAACCTATGCTCGTATTACAAGTGGATGTCAAAGCTGGCTAGATCGATTAGAAAATGAGAGTGACAATGGAAAAGCTTAA
- the rnpA gene encoding ribonuclease P protein component, producing MKKSFRVKREKDFKAIFKDGTSFANRKFVVYQLENQQNHFRVGLSVSKKLGNAVTRNQIKRRIRHILQSVKGSLVEHVDFVVIARKGVETLEYAEMEKNLLHVLKLSKIYQEGNGSEKETTVD from the coding sequence TTGAAGAAAAGCTTTCGTGTAAAAAGAGAGAAAGATTTTAAGGCGATTTTCAAGGACGGAACAAGTTTTGCCAATCGAAAATTTGTTGTCTACCAATTGGAAAACCAGCAAAACCATTTTCGAGTAGGACTGTCCGTCAGCAAAAAGCTGGGGAATGCAGTTACCAGAAATCAAATTAAGAGACGAATCCGACACATTCTACAAAGTGTAAAAGGGAGTTTAGTAGAGCATGTTGATTTTGTCGTGATTGCCCGAAAAGGGGTGGAAACCTTGGAATATGCAGAGATGGAGAAAAATCTACTCCACGTATTAAAGTTATCAAAGATTTACCAGGAAGGAAATGGGAGTGAAAAAGAAACTACAGTTGACTAG
- a CDS encoding membrane protein insertase YidC produces the protein MKKKLQLTSLLGLSLFIMTACATNGTASDITADSTDFWSKFVYFFAEIIRFLSFDISIGVGIILFTILIRTILLPVFQTQMVASRKMQEAQPRIKALREQYPGRDMESRTKLDQEMRKVYKELGIKHSSSLWPILIQMPVLLALFQALSRVDFLKTGHFLWINLGGVDTSFVLPILAAVFTFLSSWLSNKALSEKSGATTGMMYGMPVLIFIFAISAPSGVALYWAVSNAYQVLQTYFLNNPFKIIAEREAVAQAEKDLEGKKRRALKKAQKKKK, from the coding sequence GTGAAAAAGAAACTACAGTTGACTAGTTTGTTGGGCTTGTCCTTGTTTATCATGACAGCCTGTGCAACAAATGGTACAGCTAGCGATATAACAGCAGACTCGACAGACTTTTGGAGCAAATTCGTCTATTTTTTTGCTGAAATTATCCGCTTTTTGTCCTTTGACATTAGTATCGGAGTGGGGATTATCCTCTTCACGATTTTGATCCGGACGATTTTATTGCCGGTCTTTCAGACACAGATGGTTGCCTCTAGAAAAATGCAAGAGGCTCAACCACGCATCAAGGCTTTGCGAGAGCAATATCCGGGTCGTGATATGGAAAGTAGAACCAAGCTAGACCAGGAGATGCGTAAGGTTTATAAAGAGTTAGGAATCAAGCATTCATCCTCTCTCTGGCCAATTTTAATACAAATGCCGGTTCTCTTGGCGCTCTTTCAAGCCTTGAGTCGAGTTGACTTTTTGAAAACAGGTCACTTTTTATGGATTAATTTGGGAGGAGTAGATACAAGTTTTGTCCTTCCGATTTTGGCGGCAGTCTTTACCTTCTTGAGTAGCTGGTTATCGAATAAAGCTTTGTCCGAAAAAAGTGGAGCTACGACAGGGATGATGTATGGTATGCCCGTATTGATTTTTATTTTTGCCATCTCCGCCCCAAGTGGTGTAGCCTTGTACTGGGCTGTATCCAATGCTTACCAAGTTTTGCAAACCTATTTCTTGAACAATCCTTTCAAGATTATTGCTGAAAGAGAAGCAGTGGCGCAAGCAGAAAAAGATTTAGAAGGCAAGAAGAGAAGAGCTTTGAAAAAAGCACAGAAAAAGAAAAAATAA
- a CDS encoding class I SAM-dependent methyltransferase: MKQDFNHKAETFDSPQNIFLANLVCQAVEKQIDLLSDKEILDFGGGTGLLALPLAKQAKSVTLVDISEKMLEKARLKAGQQDIKNIQFLEQDLLVNPLEQQFDLIVVSRVLHHMPDLDATLAMFHHHLRENGQVLIADFVKTDTNHHGFDLAELETKLAQIGFSSIDSQILYSAEGLFLGNYAELFLTVAQKSLAD; encoded by the coding sequence ATGAAACAGGATTTTAATCACAAAGCAGAAACCTTTGATTCGCCCCAAAATATCTTTCTTGCAAACTTGGTTTGTCAAGCAGTTGAAAAACAGATTGATCTTTTATCAGACAAAGAAATTCTGGATTTCGGTGGAGGGACGGGTCTATTAGCCTTGCCCCTGGCCAAGCAGGCCAAGTCAGTTACCCTTGTAGATATTTCGGAGAAAATGCTGGAGAAAGCGCGTTTGAAAGCAGGGCAACAAGACATCAAGAATATCCAGTTTTTGGAGCAGGATTTACTAGTAAATCCCTTGGAGCAGCAATTTGACCTGATTGTTGTCAGTCGGGTTCTTCATCATATGCCTGATTTAGATGCGACTCTTGCCATGTTTCACCATCATCTTAGGGAGAATGGACAAGTGCTTATTGCTGATTTTGTCAAGACAGATACCAACCATCATGGTTTTGATTTAGCTGAACTGGAAACCAAGCTTGCTCAGATTGGTTTTTCGAGCATTGACAGTCAGATCCTCTATAGTGCTGAAGGTCTTTTCCTAGGAAATTACGCAGAGCTCTTTTTAACTGTAGCCCAAAAATCACTCGCTGACTAA
- the yajC gene encoding preprotein translocase subunit YajC: MNPNITFLIMLVGMFALMFFMQRSQKKQAQKRMESLNKLQKGYEVITIGGLYGTVDEVDTEKGTIVLDVDGVYLTFELAAIKTVLPIKEAVTPEGTVVDEGGAIEE; encoded by the coding sequence ATGAATCCAAATATTACTTTTTTAATCATGCTTGTAGGTATGTTTGCCTTGATGTTCTTTATGCAACGTTCTCAAAAGAAACAAGCACAAAAGCGTATGGAAAGCTTGAACAAGCTTCAAAAAGGCTATGAAGTCATTACAATTGGTGGACTTTACGGAACAGTGGATGAAGTAGATACTGAGAAAGGTACAATCGTACTGGATGTAGATGGGGTCTACTTGACTTTTGAATTGGCTGCTATCAAGACCGTTTTGCCAATCAAAGAAGCTGTGACACCAGAAGGAACAGTTGTTGACGAAGGCGGAGCAATCGAAGAATAA
- the comGD gene encoding competence type IV pilus minor pilin ComGD: MQNKKQVKLLQIKAFTMLESLLVLGLVSIIALGLSGSVQSTFAEVEEQIFFMEFEELYRETQKRSVGSQEKFSLNLDGQTISNGNQNLTVPKGIQAPSGQSIIFDRAGGNSSLAKVEFHTSKGAIRYQLYLGNGKIKRIKETKN, from the coding sequence ATGCAAAACAAAAAACAAGTCAAACTGTTGCAGATTAAGGCCTTTACTATGCTGGAGAGTCTCTTGGTTTTGGGACTTGTGAGTATCATTGCCTTGGGCTTGTCCGGTTCTGTCCAGTCCACTTTTGCAGAGGTAGAGGAGCAGATTTTCTTTATGGAGTTTGAAGAACTCTATAGGGAAACCCAAAAACGCAGTGTAGGCAGTCAGGAAAAATTTAGCTTGAACTTAGATGGGCAGACGATCAGTAACGGCAATCAAAACTTAACTGTTCCTAAAGGAATTCAGGCCCCATCAGGACAAAGCATTATATTTGACCGAGCTGGGGGCAATTCGTCCCTGGCTAAGGTTGAATTTCATACAAGTAAAGGAGCGATTCGCTATCAATTATATCTAGGAAATGGAAAAATTAAACGCATTAAGGAAACAAAAAATTAA
- the comGG gene encoding competence type IV pilus minor pilin ComGG, whose protein sequence is MWKKQKVKAGVLLYAVTMAAIFSLLLQFYLNRQVAHHKDFALNKEKLAAFAMAKRSKDKAEQESGERVFNLGKVRYQNTKTGFATSVRMNKGNYEFLFPPMKIKEKKTDQKEEVATDSSNQSGKKKSEEKPEKKDNS, encoded by the coding sequence GTGTGGAAAAAGCAAAAAGTTAAGGCAGGCGTTCTCTTATATGCGGTTACCATGGCAGCCATTTTTAGCCTTTTGTTGCAGTTTTATTTGAATCGGCAAGTAGCCCATCACAAAGACTTTGCCCTAAACAAAGAAAAGTTGGCAGCTTTTGCCATGGCCAAGCGAAGTAAAGATAAGGCTGAGCAAGAAAGTGGGGAACGAGTCTTCAACTTAGGAAAAGTCAGGTATCAAAATACGAAAACAGGTTTTGCAACAAGTGTTCGTATGAATAAGGGCAACTATGAATTTCTTTTTCCTCCGATGAAAATCAAGGAAAAGAAAACAGATCAAAAGGAAGAGGTAGCGACTGATTCAAGCAATCAATCAGGGAAGAAAAAATCAGAAGAAAAGCCTGAAAAGAAAGACAATTCCTAG
- a CDS encoding class I SAM-dependent methyltransferase: MDFEKIEQAYTYLLENVQAIQSDLATNFYDALVEQNSIYLDGETELEQVKENNQALKRLALRKEEWLKTYQFLLMKAGQTEPLQANHQFTPDAISLLLVLIVEELFEQEEISILEIGSGMGILGATFLTSLAKKVDYLGIEVDDLLIDLAASMADVIGLQAGFVQGDAVRPQMLKESDVVISDLPVGYYPDDAIASRYQVASSQEHTYAHHLLMEQGLKYLKSDGYAIFLAPSDLLTSPQSDLLKGWLKDEVSLAAIIALPEDIFSTASQAKSIFVLQKKRDKEIEPFVYPLTSLQDPSVLLTFKENFQNWSKGTEI; the protein is encoded by the coding sequence ATGGATTTTGAAAAAATAGAACAAGCTTATACGTATTTACTAGAGAATGTCCAAGCCATTCAAAGTGATTTGGCGACCAACTTTTATGATGCCTTGGTAGAGCAAAATAGTATCTACCTAGATGGCGAGACCGAACTAGAGCAGGTCAAGGAGAACAATCAAGCCCTTAAACGCTTAGCACTTCGCAAAGAAGAATGGCTCAAGACCTATCAGTTTCTCTTGATGAAGGCAGGACAAACGGAGCCTTTACAGGCCAATCACCAGTTTACACCAGATGCCATTTCCCTCCTATTGGTACTCATTGTGGAAGAGTTGTTTGAACAAGAGGAAATTAGCATCCTCGAAATAGGTTCTGGTATGGGGATTTTGGGGGCTACTTTCTTGACTTCTCTCGCTAAAAAAGTAGATTACTTGGGAATCGAAGTGGATGACTTGCTGATTGATTTGGCAGCCAGTATGGCAGATGTGATTGGTTTGCAGGCTGGCTTTGTCCAAGGAGACGCCGTTCGTCCGCAAATGCTTAAAGAAAGCGACGTGGTCATCAGCGACTTGCCTGTAGGCTATTACCCAGACGATGCCATCGCTTCACGCTATCAAGTGGCTTCTAGTCAAGAGCATACCTATGCCCACCATTTACTGATGGAACAAGGCCTCAAGTACCTTAAGTCAGATGGCTATGCTATTTTTCTAGCTCCGAGTGATTTATTGACCAGTCCTCAAAGTGATTTATTAAAAGGGTGGCTCAAAGACGAAGTAAGTCTGGCTGCTATCATCGCTCTGCCAGAGGATATTTTCTCAACTGCAAGCCAAGCTAAAAGTATTTTTGTCTTACAGAAGAAAAGAGACAAGGAAATAGAACCCTTTGTCTACCCTCTTACTAGCTTGCAAGATCCGTCAGTTTTGTTGACCTTTAAAGAAAATTTTCAAAATTGGAGCAAAGGTACTGAAATATAA
- a CDS encoding MORN repeat-containing protein codes for MEKLKQFYEKCRVYLTRPRLELIAVVVMVLCALSIFLLNTPKKGVLTLDGGALVYDGTLVRGKMNGQGTLTFENGDQYTGDFNNGAFNGKGTFQSKDGWKYEGDFVNGQAEGQGKLTTGQEVVYEGTFKQGVFQQKQ; via the coding sequence ATGGAAAAGCTTAAACAATTTTATGAGAAGTGTAGAGTTTACCTAACTCGTCCTAGGTTAGAGCTCATTGCAGTTGTCGTAATGGTACTCTGTGCTCTTTCGATATTTCTGCTAAATACGCCTAAAAAGGGTGTCCTGACACTTGATGGTGGAGCTCTTGTTTATGATGGCACCTTGGTACGAGGGAAAATGAATGGTCAAGGGACCCTGACCTTTGAAAACGGAGACCAATATACAGGTGATTTTAATAATGGAGCCTTTAACGGGAAAGGAACTTTCCAATCAAAAGATGGCTGGAAATACGAAGGTGATTTTGTAAATGGCCAAGCTGAAGGTCAAGGGAAGTTGACGACAGGGCAAGAAGTTGTTTATGAAGGAACCTTTAAACAAGGCGTTTTTCAACAAAAACAGTAG
- the comGF gene encoding competence type IV pilus minor pilin ComGF, protein MVQRSCSTLKSHKVKAFTLLESLIALIVISGGLLLFQAMSQLLISEVRYQQQSEQKEWLLFVDQLEAELERSQFDKVEGNRLYMKQDGKDVSIGKSKSDDFRKTDTSGRGYQPMVYGLESAQIIEENQLVRFRFQFQKGLEREFIYRVEKAKS, encoded by the coding sequence ATGGTTCAGAGAAGTTGCTCGACCTTAAAGAGCCATAAGGTCAAAGCTTTTACCCTGTTAGAATCCCTGATTGCCCTTATCGTCATTAGCGGGGGCTTGCTCCTCTTTCAGGCTATGAGTCAGCTCCTCATTTCAGAAGTTCGTTACCAGCAGCAAAGCGAGCAAAAGGAGTGGCTCTTGTTTGTGGATCAACTGGAGGCAGAGTTAGAGCGTTCACAGTTTGACAAGGTAGAAGGCAATCGCCTCTACATGAAACAGGATGGTAAGGATGTCTCTATAGGAAAGTCTAAATCGGATGATTTTCGAAAAACGGATACTAGCGGACGGGGCTACCAACCCATGGTTTATGGACTCGAATCAGCACAGATTATAGAGGAAAATCAATTGGTTCGCTTTCGCTTCCAATTTCAAAAGGGCTTAGAAAGGGAGTTCATCTATCGTGTGGAAAAAGCAAAAAGTTAA
- the tkt gene encoding transketolase, with translation MSNLSVNAIRFLGIDAINKANSGHPGVVMGAAPMAYSLFTKQLRINPAQPNWINRDRFILSAGHGSMLLYALLHLSGFEDVSMDEVKNFRQWGSKTPGHPEFGHTAGVDATTGPLGQGISTATGFAQAERFLAAKYNREGFNIFDHYTYVICGDGDLMEGVSSEAASYAGLQKLDKLVVLYDSNDINLDGETKDSFTENVRDRYNAYGWHTALVEDGTDLEAIHAAIETAKASGKPSLIEVKTVIGYGSPNKQGTNAVHGAPLGADETAATRQALGWDYEPFEIPAEVYADFKENVADRGASAYQAWTKLVADYKEAHPELAAEVEAIIDGRDPVEVTPADFPALENGFSQATRNSSQDALNVVAAKLPTFLGGSADLAHSNMTYIKTDGLQDDANRLNRNIQFGVREFAMGTILNGMALHGGLRVYGGTFFVFSDYVKAAVRLSALQGLPVTYVFTHDSIAVGEDGPTHEPVEHLAGLRAMPNLNVFRPADARETQAAWYLAVASEKTPTALVLTRQNLTVEEGTDFDKVAKGAYVVYENATDFDTILIATGSEVNLAVAAAKELASQGAKVRVVSMPSTDVFDAQDAAYKEEILPNAVRRRVAVEMGATQNWYKYVGLDGAVLGIDTFGASAPAPKVLAEYGFTVENLVKVVQNLK, from the coding sequence ATGTCAAATCTATCTGTTAATGCAATTCGTTTTCTAGGTATTGACGCCATCAACAAAGCAAACTCAGGTCACCCAGGGGTGGTTATGGGGGCTGCTCCTATGGCCTATAGCCTCTTTACAAAGCAACTTCGTATCAATCCAGCTCAACCAAACTGGATCAACCGCGACCGTTTTATTCTTTCAGCAGGTCATGGCTCTATGCTTCTTTATGCCCTTCTTCACCTTTCTGGTTTTGAAGATGTTAGCATGGATGAAGTCAAGAACTTCCGCCAATGGGGTTCGAAAACACCAGGCCACCCAGAATTTGGGCATACTGCAGGGGTTGACGCTACTACTGGACCTCTAGGACAAGGGATTTCTACTGCTACTGGTTTTGCCCAAGCAGAACGTTTCTTGGCAGCCAAATATAATCGCGAAGGCTTCAATATCTTTGACCACTATACTTATGTGATCTGTGGCGACGGAGATTTGATGGAAGGTGTTTCAAGCGAGGCAGCTTCATACGCAGGTTTGCAAAAACTCGACAAGTTGGTTGTTCTTTATGATTCAAATGACATTAACTTGGATGGTGAGACAAAAGATTCCTTCACAGAAAATGTTCGTGACCGTTACAATGCCTACGGTTGGCACACAGCCTTGGTTGAAGATGGGACAGACTTGGAAGCGATCCATGCTGCTATTGAAACAGCTAAAGCTTCAGGAAAACCATCTTTGATTGAAGTGAAGACTGTTATTGGATACGGTTCTCCAAACAAACAAGGAACTAATGCTGTACACGGTGCTCCTCTTGGAGCAGATGAAACTGCAGCAACTCGCCAAGCGCTCGGTTGGGATTATGAACCATTTGAAATCCCAGCTGAAGTTTATGCTGATTTCAAAGAAAATGTTGCAGACCGTGGTGCATCAGCTTATCAAGCTTGGACAAAATTAGTTGCTGACTATAAAGAGGCTCATCCAGAACTGGCTGCAGAAGTAGAAGCCATTATCGACGGCCGTGACCCAGTTGAGGTGACTCCAGCAGACTTCCCAGCCTTAGAAAATGGTTTCTCTCAAGCAACTCGTAATTCAAGTCAAGATGCTTTGAACGTTGTCGCTGCTAAATTGCCAACTTTCTTAGGTGGATCAGCTGACCTTGCTCACTCAAACATGACTTATATCAAAACGGACGGACTTCAAGACGACGCTAATCGCTTGAACCGCAACATTCAGTTTGGTGTTCGTGAATTTGCAATGGGAACGATCTTGAACGGGATGGCCCTTCACGGTGGACTTCGTGTATACGGTGGTACTTTCTTCGTCTTCTCTGACTATGTGAAAGCTGCTGTCCGCTTGTCAGCCTTGCAAGGACTTCCTGTGACTTATGTCTTTACTCACGATTCAATCGCAGTTGGTGAAGATGGTCCAACGCACGAACCAGTTGAACACTTAGCAGGTCTCCGTGCTATGCCAAATCTGAATGTTTTCCGCCCAGCAGATGCGCGTGAAACTCAAGCGGCTTGGTACCTTGCCGTGGCAAGCGAAAAAACACCAACTGCTCTTGTCTTGACACGTCAAAACTTGACTGTTGAAGAAGGGACAGACTTTGACAAAGTTGCGAAAGGTGCCTATGTTGTCTATGAAAATGCAACAGACTTTGATACGATCTTGATTGCAACAGGTTCAGAGGTCAATCTCGCTGTCGCAGCTGCCAAAGAATTGGCTAGCCAAGGTGCAAAAGTCCGTGTAGTCAGCATGCCATCAACAGATGTCTTTGACGCACAAGATGCAGCTTACAAGGAAGAAATCCTTCCAAATGCAGTCCGTCGTCGTGTTGCGGTCGAAATGGGAGCAACTCAAAACTGGTACAAGTATGTTGGTCTTGATGGTGCAGTTCTCGGTATTGATACCTTTGGAGCATCTGCCCCAGCACCAAAAGTATTGGCAGAGTACGGATTTACGGTAGAAAATCTTGTAAAAGTCGTTCAAAACTTGAAATAA